The Lolium rigidum isolate FL_2022 chromosome 2, APGP_CSIRO_Lrig_0.1, whole genome shotgun sequence genomic interval CCGACGCATTCCACCGTCCCTGCATGTCACTGCCAAGAGCACGCCGGCGACGGCAAGCGTGCCGTGCGCGCGCCCTGGTGGGTGGTGGCCGCGGCCGCCCGACCTCGATCCCTCCCATACGGCGTGGCGCATCTTCGTTTGGTCCTGAATGTGTTTCAGGTGGAGGCCAACCATGCTCGACCGACCAATGGCATCGCCGTTGCACAAGGAGTCGCTCTGCATCACTGCACCATGGAATTGGATTTGGTTGCCTTTGGCGAGGACCGGAGGTGACAGCACAAGTATCAAGAATGGAATATACTACCCGATTACCTTACGGTTTGATTCCATTTATGTAATGCCTGAAGTTCCATGTTGCTTGAACAAAACGGAACAGACATATTCTTCTGTACGAAAAAAACAAAGAAGCAAAGGAGAttggaagaaaagaaaaggcCACAAAGTGGATCAGCATCAACACGACACTATCTGCGAGAGCAAGCGGGGAACCATGAATGCTTTGGCAAGAGGAAAGCTGAGAGATGCCAAATTAAAGCTCGTGCCGTTACCATTACACCACCCCATCTTCTGAAACACAAATATAGGTCTTGCTCTATCTCTTGCAGCCAGGGCTCTACCACATGACAGAGTGAAATTGTATTTTGTTTCAAGCAAGATCGTGAGTGATCGTGTATGTTCACCCTCACTGGATTTCTTGGACATAACTGCTATTTTCTCTGAAAGTGTTGTGCGCTCCTCCTCGACTCGATTCGCCGTTGGTGGCTCTAGAGgtgctgcaattgcatcttgtacaTACCTATAGTCATATACTCATATATATAATCCTTTGTGGTGCGATGCCAGTGCATTCCATTCCCCAGCTCCGCGGCCGGCTAAGCCCAAGTGATATTTTTACAGGTTCTGAGCAAGATGATGGGGTGATATATCTTCAGATGTAGGATTGAATTTCACTGAATATAACTTCTATGTTATCCGGAAGTCTTAATTAGTTCACTCCTCCTCAACTCGATCCGCAGTCTCGCAGCTCTAGAGGTACctactgcaattgcatcttgtacaATATATAATACAATCTTCTCTTGCCATAGGTTTTCACAGCTTCTGATCAGGCATCTTGCTTTTGCAGGGGGTGGAGAAATTTGCAGCTGATGGGTTAGATTATATATCATGGCCTTCTTCTGCTGATATTAGCTTTCTGTCGAGAACTTCAACATGTATGAACTTCGAACTCAGCACTACTTGGTTGGTACCTCTTCTCTCACAAAGCCCGGTGACTGATTTACATTGTATGTTTCAATATTGTTTTTAATATTATAATTAAGCATATTTTTTGCTTTTGTTTATTCATATgcgaaattaattaaactaaactgtagtacaaataaatgtATTGTGACAGTCATATATAATAGTTATTGACTACTACAGGATTTTGATGACGCCGTCAAAAAATTGGCTGGCCTTTTGCGTGAAAGCTATGGTACTGCAGAAGGCAAAACTAAACTACTTGTCCTTTATCACTCGTACGCCAGATTTTCTAGAACATCAGTTGTTCTTGGAGCTATAGCCAAACTCCTAAAATCCACAGTATGTGATGTTTCTGACACGACAAAGCATTTTAGCAGAATTGTCTATGTGGACCGCTCCTTGTGTAGAAACACAAGGACCATGCAAAGGGCAATCGCGGAGGAGCTGAACCTTGGCCATGTAATGAACTTATTTGAcaagcaagatgaagatgatgatttcaGAGGTGTGGACGACAGTCTTCGAAAAGAGATATCAAGTGTTGGAAGTTTGATTAATGAGTCTCTAAGAAATGAAAGGTTTCTGGTGATTTTTTactatggagaagtcgaagaaatggatcTGGTAAATTGTGGCATTCCTCTTTTTGGTAAAGGTGTACTGTTATGCTCTCCTGGTGGCTTATTTCAGGTCGAACAGCGGGACTATAAGATGTCCATTTTTCATATGATTTACATTTTTATGGGTTCCAACCCTAGCACAGATACTGGTACACAAACCCACCATATATTGCTCAAAgaagctgctgaagtgattcgtgACACCGTTGTAGATGGCATTAACCCAGAAATAGTTTTGGATTGCTTCTTGTACTCACTGTTCCTGACAACACAACTACTTAATAGCTCTATTGGTGTTGAGTATGATTGGGCTACTCATGCTTGCAACTACTGGATTTGTGATGGAATCGTTGGAGGTGAAAGGACTTGGGAGATTGGTAATGCCCTGTATGGGGTGATACCACAGTTGAGCAATTCTACGGATAGAACAAGACTTTTGGCATCCTATTTGAATGGAAGAAAAAATTCCTATAAAGGCTGGTATTCAGTCACCTCCAACAAATGCGGAGGAGATCATATCCCTAATGTCCCTCATAACGCATCATCTTATTTCCTAACATTTGAGGGAGATGATCCAGTATATGTATGTAATGATTTGTTTCAAGTAGCCAACAACCTCCGTGTGCTAAAACTCTGCAACTGCAGCTTCAATTTTGCATTCCCTCCTTTCCAGTGCTGCCGCAACCTAAGATTCCTTTGGCTTGAACATTGTACAAACACAGGGAAAGAGCAAAGTGGAGTGCCGATTTTTCCGGACCTGCTGGTGTTTGATTTACGTTTCACAGATTATGTTTTGTTGCCTCTGATGGTTGAACTCATGACCAATCTCAGGGAGCTAAATACAAAGGGAGTCTCATGGAAGACTATGAGTCATGTTTGGAAAAAGCTAGAAAAACTTTACAAGCTCCGAGTTACCAAATCTTCAGATGTGTTCACGGTGGACAGCTGTTCTTCCATAGATATGATGAATTTGGAACTCCTTGACTTATCTAGCAACACTAACATGGAATTTTTGCCGACATTGTCATCCGCAAGAAGCCTGAAGatgcttgttcttgatggttGTTCCAGCTTGGAGAACGTTGTACTGGAAGGAGCTCCTCCACTGCTCGAAAGTTTCAGCTTTGATGGTTATGGGCCAGCAGAGAATTGGAATCATTCCATACAACTGCCAAAAAAGGAATTGCGCCTGCAGTCTCCTATAGCTCCCATCGAAACCGTCCAAGTTACCAAGATCTCCCTCCATGGTTGTGGTCGATTGCAGAACATATTTTTGCGTGCATTGCCTAATCTGGAGGATCTGGATCTCTCTGGTACAGCCATtaaaaccaaggaaaaaaatagcgcgctataataaaatagcgtgggtctaaaaatacgctattagcatgctatagcgtgctattaacgcgaatagcgctctatagcgccgaaatagcgtagcgtcggctctccagatatgctatagcgtgctattagcgttggaatagcgcgctatttttttccatgattaAAACACTTGACCTCCTTGCAATGGATATCCCGAAACTCAAGAAGTTGTTCCTGCTGGGTTGTCAGCATCTCCGTAGCCTAATCTGGCGTGCATTACCTAAGTTGGAAGTGCTACGTATAGACATGCAGTGGAAGCAAAGATCAATGGTCTATTGTGGAATAGAGAGATCTTTCAGCTTTCATGCATTTATTGCTTTTACAGATGGAAGGTTCACTTTCAGGTTCATTGAGGGACTCTATCACCGAATATCACAATGTCTCTCAATGGTGTACCTCCTTATCTCTTGCATGAGCCATAGCCAAGCCAACAATACCAAAAGTATCAAGGAGATTGGCCCTAGCCAAGAGGGTTTGGTTCCAACAAGTCTGATTTTACCTTATGATAATGTTGCTCTTACTAAAGATGTTATGTGCTCATCTTTCCTGTGGAACCACCAACAGCTTCAAACTTTGGATGTGCATATCGAGATTGGTGAAGGAAGCTATAATATAGAGAGTATGCATGACAATTCAAATTTCAATTTATTTGCGCGTCATGTTCAATCATTGCATGTCCATGACAATTCCTCAATCACTGCTATCCCTCCAGCAAATGAAACAAACTGGGACATGCTTGAATGGTGTCATGTTGTGAGGTGCCCCAAGCTACAATATGTGTTTTTTCGCCGATATGGACGAGAGAGCTTTGGACATATAAGAATAATTTCAGCTTCTGATCTCCTGGTGGCTTATTGCATCTGGAGTAGAGGCACTATTATTCAGAATAGTTGTTTCGCACGACTGCAACACATATACATGTACAACTGCCCTAGGCTGGTGTACGTCCTCCCCATTTCCTTCAGCTTGCCCAACTTAGAGACCCTCCAGATCGCATACTGCAGTAACCTCCGAGATGTTTTTCCATTGGACGACAAGTACCCTCCAGCAATATCATCAGGTGTCACATTCAAGAACCTAAAGCAAATCAAGCTATACCATCTTCACAATCTGGGGCAGATATGCGAAGTCAGATTGACTGCGCCGGCGCTGCAGACGATCGGCCTCCGGGATTGCTGGGGTCTCAGGCGTCTGCCGGCCGTAGCACGTGAAGGTCCCAAGCCGGTGGTGGACTGCGAGAAGGACTGGTGGAACAAACTCGAGTGGGATGGCTTGGATGCCGGTCATGACCCATCGCTCTTCGAAACGCGCCACTCAGCCTACTACAGGAAGACCCTCCCGATGGTCTCGTTTCTAAGGTCCGTTGCACATAGATTTCTTATGTATGCATATATGTCGATAGAAAAGTTGTTTCATTTTTTCctttgggagaaggaataacttcaTTATCTGTTTTTCGTTCTTCATTTGTCAGGTGATATGTTGCGCTACTCTGGCATGTGTTGCTTCGCGGTGCGAGGAGGTTGGGCTTACGTGAAGCTTCACTTTGTTGTTACAAGTCCTAATCTCACAGATCCGGGGTGTTCCCAACTGCGTAGGTGTGTCCGCAAAGTGTGTCTGTGTTCGAGTTTTCGGTCCGtgctgcactgctactactacttGTACTCGCAGCCTCGCGGGTGAATAAAAGTTGTGTTTTCGCCACGATACATGACCttggtccttggtatgcttggaTTGGTGTGTGATGTTCTGCTACTTGGAGTCCTAGCTTTCATGCTTGGTGCGATGTTCACTAGCCTAACGGATTTGTGTTGGTTTGAAGTCTGTTTGTAATAAGAGGGTGTGCCGTGTCCAGATACTCCACTTGTGTCCACAAGAGAGTGTGGTTTTGTGATTGATGAACCGTTAATTCAGCCTGTGTTTGGTTGATGAACAACAAACATTGTATGATTGTGATCATTATCGGAAAATTGTACTAGTGTGATGAATTGTCTTGTGATTTCATACAACATGAGTTTTAAGCGTATAATATGTTGGCATTGTGGATATTTGTGGTCTGGCAAGCTCTACGCTCAGCCTGGTCGCTAGCGTAATTTCTCCACATCGCATTCATCAAGATTCTATACAACGTGTTGGTGAAGCCCACTCTATTGCCTGCTGGGCGCTGACTTTTCTCCTGCTTCTATCGTTCTTGCAGGTATGTGTTGTGGGTGAGGTGAGACCCACCTAGGCTCGCTTCATGCTGGTGCGCCTTGCATGGTGCCCCTAGGCCCTAGCTGCTGCTAGTTTATTGGTATGGGACACTGCACTACAATAGTCGTCTCCAAACACAAGCTAATGTACACATAAATGTTGGCATAAGAACATCTCTCGCTTAACATGGAACCGTTAAATGCGGATGCGGTAACGGGTAACCGCATCTCCATTTTGCGGTGCAAAAATTATCGCAGCACCCCAAACtacaatattctgttttacgataGAGGGTATTCTAGATCCATTCTACCGCGACACTTGATATACCGTAAATAAGggttttcaacataaagaggctTTGAGTGAGACATCAATATTCAAAATAAAACATAGATAATTTAAATTAACAACAATGTTTCAATCAAATGCATAGTCTTGTaccgtgtttctcaaaaaaaaagcatGAAATTCGGGATGAAAATGGTGTTGGTCAAGAAGAACCTTCACCATTGttgtcgccgccaccaccaccaccggttgCCGGAGCACCGATGGCATTATCGCCGCCACCACAGCTCTAGCCACCTCTATTCTTGTCTTTCTACCTTCCAATATCTCGGACATTCTTATCTCCCACCATTTTTTTGTTAGAGGAACCTTTTTGTTtggatccatcatcatcacctAGATCTTCTCATTTTCCTCTTCGAGGCGGATATTTCTATCTTCAAAATTCTGACCTTCTCTTCACATCTTCTCTATTTGCTTCCCACGTTGTTATCTTATCGAGTTTCCTCTTGTCAGTCGCATCTGCCGCTCCAGACGCATATCCTTCATCTAATGGTTGGAGTGGTGCGCTATGAATGCCGACCTCGTTCCCCTCCAGCATATCGAGAAATGAGGTCGGAATGCTATGCAAATTGTCTCTGTGCAACCTTACAAACTAAGATTTCTATCCCAATTTCAATTGTTGACATCAAAAGATAAGAGTGAGGGCAAATAGGTATACCTATTGAGCCAATTTGCACCACCGCGGAGCCGTTGGGAGCAGACAAAGTCGGGGATGGGGCATCCTGAGCGGGCACGGGGCCACGGATAGCCTTCCACTTCGTCTTCCGTGGCACCTCGCCCGACGATTTGGTACACAACCGGAGCAGCGGCACAGCCGTAGGAAGGCTAGAAGTTGTCGCTACCACAATCCCCACAACGTGAACGCCCCATCGTCTGCGCTTCATCCTACCGGCGACAGCCACATGCACCTccacgatggtggcggcggcggagttgGGGGAGCGACGGGAATCAACGATTAGGCCCGCATGAAGATGCATCATTATGACCAATATATAAGCATATC includes:
- the LOC124690448 gene encoding uncharacterized protein LOC124690448, which codes for MYELRTQHYLDFDDAVKKLAGLLRESYGTAEGKTKLLVLYHSYARFSRTSVVLGAIAKLLKSTVCDVSDTTKHFSRIVYVDRSLCRNTRTMQRAIAEELNLGHVMNLFDKQDEDDDFRGVDDSLRKEISSVGSLINESLRNERFLVIFYYGEVEEMDLVNCGIPLFGKGVLLCSPGGLFQVEQRDYKMSIFHMIYIFMGSNPSTDTGTQTHHILLKEAAEVIRDTVVDGINPEIVLDCFLYSLFLTTQLLNSSIGVEYDWATHACNYWICDGIVGGERTWEIGNALYGVIPQLSNSTDRTRLLASYLNGRKNSYKGWYSVTSNKCGGDHIPNVPHNASSYFLTFEGDDPVYVYYVLLPLMVELMTNLRELNTKGVSWKTMSHVWKKLEKLYKLRVTKSSDVFTVDSCSSIDMMNLELLDLSSNTNMEFLPTLSSARSLKMLVLDGCSSLENVVLEGAPPLLESFSFDGYGPAENWNHSIQLPKKELRLQSPIAPIETVQVTKISLHGCGRLQNIFLRALPNLEDLDLSGTAIKTKELDLLAMDIPKLKKLFLLGCQHLRSLIWRALPKLEVLRIDMQWKQRSMVYCGIERSFSFHAFIAFTDGRFTFRFIEGLYHRISQCLSMVYLLISCMSHSQANNTKSIKEIGPSQEGLVPTSLILPYDNVALTKDVMCSSFLWNHQQLQTLDVHIEIGEGSYNIESMHDNSNFNLFARHVQSLHVHDNSSITAIPPANETNWDMLEWCHVVRCPKLQYVFFRRYGRESFGHIRIISASDLLVAYCIWSRGTIIQNSCFARLQHIYMYNCPRLVYVLPISFSLPNLETLQIAYCSNLRDVFPLDDKYPPAISSGVTFKNLKQIKLYHLHNLGQICEVRLTAPALQTIGLRDCWGLRRLPAVAREGPKPVVDCEKDWWNKLEWDGLDAGHDPSLFETRHSAYYRKTLPMVSFLR